The Brachyhypopomus gauderio isolate BG-103 chromosome 7, BGAUD_0.2, whole genome shotgun sequence genome has a window encoding:
- the ythdf3 gene encoding YTH domain-containing family protein 3, producing MSATTVDQRPKGQGNKVQNGSMHQKDAVNDDDFENYLSSQTNQSNSYPPMSDPYMPSYYAPSIGFPYSLGEAAWSTAGDPPMPYLTTYGQMSNGEHHFIPDGVFSQPGALGNTPPFLSQHGFNFFPGNADFSTWGTSGSQGQSTQSSAYSSSYGYAPSSLGRAIADGQAGFGSDTQLSKVPGLSSIDQGMAGLKLGSDMAAVTKTVGSPLGGAAGMSSIAANNMAPVSSSAPKPTSWAAIARKPAKTQPKLKPKASTGLGGGAAIPPPPIKHNMNIGTWDDKGSITKPPLAQQMLPPQPLVQQQLLAQPQPLLQSPLPPQPQHQQLQLQSPQPPQQLPPGPPHPLQHHPSQPAPPQPQHPHPQQSIPPQNRWVAPRNRAATFSGAESFGLGVAGTPLGTSPSSGAGEAHPVLEKLRALNNYNPKDFDWNLKNGRVFIIKSYSEDDIHRSIKYSIWCSTEHGNKRLDAAYRSLAAKGPLYLLFSVNGSGHFCGVAEMKSAVDYNAYAGVWSQDKWKGKFEVKWIFVKDVPNNQLRHIRLENNDNKPVTNSRDTQEVPLEKAKLVLKIIATFKHTTSIFDDFAHYEKRQEEEEAMRRERTRNKQ from the exons ATGTCTGCGACCACCGTGGACCAG AGACCTAAAGGACAAGGAAATAAAG TGCAAAACGGTTCAATGCATCAGAAGGATGCAGTAAATGATGATGACTTTGAGAATTACTTAAGCAGCCAGACAAATCAG AGTAATAGCTACCCACCAATGTCTGACCCCTACATGCCCAGCTACTATGCCCCGTCCATTGGATTTCCTTACTCTCTGGGAGAAGCTGCGTGGTCTACTGCAGGAGACCCCCCCATGCCCTACCTGACCACCTATGGACAGATGAGCAATGGAGAGCACCACTTCATCCCTGATGGAGTGTTTAGTCAGCCCGGAGCTCTAGGCAACACGCCTCCCTTTCTCAGCCAACATGGATTTAACTTCTTCCCGGGCAATGCAGACTTTTCCACCTGGGGCACCAGTGGCTCACAGGGACAGTCCACACAGAGTTCTGCGTACAGCAGCAGCTACGGCTACGCCCCCAGTTCCCTGGGACGGGCCATAGCGGACGGACAGGCAGGGTTCGGCAGCGACACACAGCTCAGCAAAGTGCCGGGTCTTAGCAGTATTGATCAGGGAATGGCCGGCCTCAAGCTCGGCTCTGACATGGCGGCCGTCACTAAAACTGTGGGCTCCCCTCTGGGAGGGGCGGCGGGCATGAGTAGTATAGCTGCCAACAACATGGCGCCCGTCAGCTCCTCCGCCCCCAAGCCCACGTCATGGGCGGCGATTGCTAGGAAACCTGCTAAAACTCAGCCCAAGCTCAAGCCTAAGGCCAGCACGGGACTGGGGGGCGGTGCTGCCATTCCGCCACCCCCCATCAAACATAACATGAACATTGGCACCTGGGATGACAAAGGCTCCATCACAAAGCCCCCCCTCGCTCAGCAGATGCTGCCCCCTCAGCCGCTGGTGCAGCAGCAGCTCCTGGCCCAGCCACAGCCCCTCCTGCAGAGTCCCTTGCCCCCGCAACCCCAACACCAGCAGCTCCAGCTGCAGTCCCCCCAACCGCCTCAGCAGCTGCCCCCAGgcccccctcaccctctccagCACCACCCGTCTCAGCCCgccccaccccaaccccagcACCCCCACCCGCAGCAGAGCATCCCGCCGCAGAACCGCTGGGTGGCTCCCAGGAACCGGGCCGCCACCTTCAGCGGGGCGGAGAGCTTCGGCCTGGGTGTTGCCGGCACCCCGCTGGGCACCTCGCCCTCGTCCGGTGCCGGTGAGGCCCACCCTGTGCTGGAGAAGCTCCGAGCCCTCAACAACTACAACCCCAAAGACTTCGACTGGAACTTGAAGAACGGACGCGTGTTCATCATCAAGAGCTACTCGGAGGACGACATCCACCGCTCCATCAAGTACTCCATCTGGTGCAGCACGGAGCACGGCAACAAGCGCCTGGACGCGGCGTACCGCTCGCTGGCCGCCAAGGGCCCCCTCTACCTGCTGTTCAGCGTCAACGGCAGCGGGCACTTCTGCGGCGTGGCCGAGATGAAGTCCGCCGTGGACTACAACGCCTACGCCGGCGTCTGGTCTCAGGACAAATGGAAGGGCAAGTTCGAGGTGAAGTGGATCTTCGTCAAAGACGTTCCCAACAACCAGCTGCGGCACATCCGCCTGGAGAACAATGACAACAAGCCCGTCACCAACTCCAGGGACACGCAGGAGGTGCCCCTGGAGAAGGCCAAGCTCGTGCTCAAAATTATCGCCACTTTCAAGCATACCACCTCCATCTTTGACGATTTTGCACATTACGAGAAGCgtcaggaggaggaagaagccaTGCGCAGG GAGCGAACTAGAAATAAGCAGTAA